The DNA sequence ATCCTTTTTCCAAGGTCTCAAGCCTGGACTGTGCCAATTCGAAAGAATGTTCTGCTTCCTCGAGTTCTGATTTGGGCACGATCTGAGCGGCTCTGAGTTTGCGTTTCCGCTCTAGAATGGATGCTGCATGCTCCAACTCGATTTGGGCCTGCTGAATTTTGGCTTTTAGGTTGCCTGAGGTCATGTCCTCACTGTCGATGGACAGGAGATTCTGACCTTTCTGGACGTACTGGCCGATCGCCACCAGATCTGATCGGTAAGTGACTTCACCCGAGGTGACGGCTGTGATGGAGGATTGCGATTTGGGGGCGGTTTTCCAGGTCCCAGTCGTGGGGATCACTTCGAAAATCGGTGTCTCGATGACCTGCTCGATGGCAAAATCCAACTGCCAGGCCTGTTCCAAGGTGAGGGAAATGGCATCCGGCGTTTCCGGGATATGAGCGAGCCATGCTTCGGCCTGTGTCATATTCTCGAACACCTCTACAGACCCCAAATCGAACTTTACGGTCTCTCCATCTACCTCAAGCAAAAAGCTCAGATTGCCTTTGCCTGCTGATTGAGGCTTGAGTGCAGGTTTGAATATGCCAGGTTGATTGGGAGCATCCACCTGATGGCGAATCCCTGATTCTCCTTGAATCAAGGTGGCGGTAACTTTGCCCGAGGCGACGGGGCGATAGCCATCCATTTGGGTGATATGGGCAGCCAAAGGGCTGATTTTTCCCTTTACCAGTGGCGGGAATTCTACAAATAGCTCTAGCCCGTGAGTGTGGATGGTTTGTTTGATCGTGGTAGCAGGTCCGTGATCATGACCATGGGCTCCCCCGCCCGAGTGGGCGTGGGAGTGTCCATGATCCATCTTTGGTTGGCAGGCGCATAGTATGGCTGCCAGCCAGAAGGTCAGATAGCGCATGGTCTGGAATTTATTCGTGGTCGTGATCTCCTTCTTCGTGGGAATGCCCGACTTCTTGGGCGGAATCAAGCTCTACGGAGAACGTTTCCTGAGCTTCATGATCTCCTTCCTCGTGAGCGTGATCGTGGGTATGGGTCCCTTCCCCGTGCTCGTGAGTATGCTCGCCCTCGCCATGATCATGAGAATGTCCTGAATCATTTGAGCTGCAAGCGAACGCGGTCATCATGAGCAATGCGAATGCGATAGATGAGTACTTCATGAGGTTTTACTGTTTATGATTAATGAATGAAAGTCAGCTGATGTGCCAATAGTCGTGCTTGTTGCTGATGAAGTTTGAGTTCCATGTCCAGCATGGATTGCTGGGCGTTTCGATAAAACGCTACCTCAAAGTAATATTCCAAAAAGGATATTTCGCCCAATTCATATGCCATTGTGAGCAATGCTTGCCCGTCTAATTCATCTAGGGTAGCTCGATAGACGGAGAGCTTGTCTTGGGCCAATTGGTACTCAAGGTATTGTTGCTCGAAGGCGGCAAAGGCAGCGGTCAATTGGGTTTCTGCTTCCCAAGTTTGCACCTCAATTTGTAGGTCTGCGGCTTGTAGTCGGTGCTTTGACTGCCAAAGTGGAATGGAGATGCCCCCATAGATCCCCGTAAATCTATCCGCAGAAATCCCCTGAGTATTGAGGCCAATGCTGAGCCCCGGCATTCGTAGCGCTTGCTCGACTTGCGCAGCTTGTCTGGCTAGATGGATGCGCTGATTCATGGCTTGTAGACTTGGTGAGGCAGCTAGATGTTGACTCCAAAGGGAATCTAGGGGAGGCAAACTGATCGGTTCTTCAAGGCCCGTGAACTCCATGTTGGGGGGACTCCCACCATTCAACTTCGTCAAATCCGATAGCAGAAGCTGCCGCTTGAGGTCAATCTCATCAAGTCTAAATTGTTCCTGCAACCATGCCAGCTTGGCCTTGTTCAGGGTGAGAATGCCGATTTCCGCCTGATCGAACCGCCCTTGAACATGGGTCAGCACCTTTTGGGCTTGTTGCAATCTGATGGTGGCAAATTGAGCTTGCCGATTGAGTTGTGCCACTTCGATGGCGAGTAGGTGCGCTTCAAGCAAAATGGATTGTCGAAGGGAATCATATGCCAATTGCGCAACCTGTTCCCATTGCCGATTCCATTTCCTGCGTTCCCGATAGGTCGTGGGAAATGCGAGAGATTGAGACACTTCGACCTCCGAGTATGTGCCTCCCGGATGATTGCCCCAAGGGAGTATGTATCCCGCAGCTTGGAGTGGAGGGAGTTGGTTTTGGGCATTGTGTACATGAGCCGAGCGTTTGAGCGCGGTTCTATATGCTTTCAGGCGGGGATTGTTTTGAGCGACGGATTCCAGCAAGGGGCGCAGTTGGGGAGATTGGGCCCAACCGGTACCACCCAACAGGATGATGTATCCGATCACTCGGAATAGATGATACATGAAGAGACAATTAGGATAAATCGATGCAGGGAGGAGATCCCCAAAAAAGGCCGCGGAATGGCCTAGACGGATTTATCCCAAGGATGGGGGGCCACGAAGGATGAGCGACCTGAGGAAGGGCTCGGAGGTGATACTGGGGGGCAGATCATCAGCTCCAGAAATCTTGACTTGAAGATCTCGCGCAGGAAGCGTAAGCCAAACTTGAAGAAAGGCCGAAAGGAGTCGTGATTCTATGACTGGAACGGAAACGCCCAGTACTACCGGTTGCTTCCAGACATCATCTGCCCCTGAGTGGGTATGCAGATCGAGAAAGAGATCCAGCAAGGATTTAGTGTGACCGTGGTGATCAGCGCCCACATGTGAATGGTCGTGGGAATGGCTATGGCTTTCCGAAAAAATGGCCAACTCCCCCAAACTTGCATGTACATGCGGAATGGCTTGATGGAACATCATGATGGTCATGACACCCAACATCCCAAGGGCCAATATGCTGCGGATTCTTCTCATGCGTTCCACAAACCTACCAAAAATATGCCAAGGTATTGCGATCAACCTGGCAAGTCAGCGGTGGGAAGGGGGACTTTTGGGGAAGATCGGTTACTCGAAGTGTGGCTGGTAGGTGCGGCGCGAAGGATGGGAGGGGCGAGCCTTTGGCGAGGTCCGGAGCCTCAAGCGGAGGACGGAGGCGCTAGCCGACCCCCGGACAGCCTGACCCGGCGACCAAGATGTCAAGCGTCGTCCAAGGAGCCGAGATCGCCGGGGCGCGCCCAAATACGCCATATCCATCAGATAAGCTGAGCATGTACTTGTGGCCCATCAAACAATCACGCCCTCTCCAGCTATTTTCAAGCCGAAGAGAGCGTCTGTAGTTCCGAAGAATGTCGGTTAGAATCTGGCTGAACCAGATGGCAAAGAACCGAGGTTTTGACCGAAAGAATAGGCGGAAGGTGCAGTCTCTTGTCCAGCCGTTCCTACGAGTGGCTTCATGGCAAATGGTGCTTCAGAATCGTCGGGTACCGGCTCGACGGAGATGACTACCGTACGTCCGCGCACATCCAATGGGAAAGTTTCGTTGGAAGGAGCATTCTCGAAGAAGTCTTCTCCTGGTACTGGAGGTCCGGATTGGGAAGTTCCACTGAATGGGGAAGCATCGTCAGCCATGTCGAATGCGGTGAATGTACCGGTGGTGATGGGGCCGTTTTCGCCCACTACCCAACCTTCGTAAGCCCATCCATCCGGAAGCGTAGGCAATGTGAAGTCAGGGGTTGGAGGTGCTCCGGGTACGCCAAACCACACACCGTTCTCGTCATTTCCGTTGTTGACGCCTGTTTCATCAGTAGGGGTACGTAGGAAAAAGGAGCCAGAAGCGTTGGAGAAATCACCGACAATTCCGGTATTCAGACTGGCAACACCATTTTCAAATGGGCCTGAAAGCACTTTGGTTGCGGCAGGTGCAGGATCGCTGTCTGGGAAAGGTTCGATAGACAAAACGAACATGGTAGCTGCGTCCAGATCGGATTCATCCACTTCGAAGGAGGTCTGGGAGAGGTCTCCATTGCCGTCGATGGTAAAGGTTCCGGTAGATACAGGAGCGCCATCGACGATGACCCATCCTTCATAGACATACCCTTCACCCAATGCTTCAAGTCCTTGGAATGAGAGGGTCAGGTTCCCCGCGTCGGGGGTGTCATCGTCATTGTCACAGCCTGCGATGGTAGCGACCAATGCGAACATAACGGCGATTACTCGGATATGCTTCATCTGTTTTTGTTTTTGAATTTGATGTTCCAAATGAACGGGGATGATATTGCCATTTGATCACAGCGTGATAAACTTTTGATCACGGGTGTTGAAGGGCACTGAAGCGGGAATTTGCGGGGGTGAGCAAGGAAATGGCCTTCATATTTCGCGAAAGGCCTCATAGAAGCTTCACAAATGTCCGCCAGCTATCACCAAAGCATCACAAAAGGGGCTTCATTTGTGATCATTTTGTGATACTTGGTTAGTTATTTGATCGAAATGGAATCGAAGCAGGTCATCATCATCGAGGACGATCAGGAAATTTGCCAGCTCTTGGAGATACACCTGAAGGATCTGGGCTGTCAAGTCCGGTCATTTATGCACGGCACCCGTGGATTTGAGGCGGTATTGGCTGATCCTCCAGATCTGGTGATTCTAGATGTGATGTTGCCGGGGATGGACGGATTGGACATTTGCCAGCAATTGCGGGCACAGAAGGTCATGACACCGATCATCATGCTGACTGCACGCTCTGAGGAGATTGATCGTGTACTAGGGCTGGAGATTGGGGCGGATGATTACTTGACCAAACCCTTTAGTGTAAGGGAATTTCTGGCGAGGGTGAAGGCCATCTTTAGGCGTTCACGGATGATACAGGATCAATTACAGGAACCCCAATCTCAAAATGCCTTGACTGTAGGGCAACTGTCCATCGATATCGACAAGCGAAAAGTGTTGATGGCAGACCGCAGAATCGATCTTTCTCCCAAGGAGTTTGAATTGCTCGTCTTAATGGCTTCCAATCCCGGGAAAAGCTACAAACGATCTCGGCTCCTCAATTTGATCTGGGGCTATGATTTTGAGGGGTACGAACACACCGTCAATTCGCACATCAACCGACTTCGCGCCAAAATAGAGCCCGACATGGGACAACCTACCTATATCCTCACCACTTGGGGAGTAGGATATCGATTCAACGAAGATTTGGAACGCTCATGAGTAACCGCGCCGTTTCGACCCGTCTGATCTCCAAGATCATGATTTCCTTCTTGTTGCTGCTGGTTTTGGTCGGCATCTGCCAAGTAGGGATTACCTATTACCTGACGAGCAACTACTTTGAGGAGACCACTCAGAAGCTAAATGCCCAAGTAGCTCAGCATCTCATCGAGGAGAAGTTTCAGGACAAATCCCCATTCCTGGAAGATGGTGCTGTCAATAAGCCCTTGTTTGGGGATATCATGCATGACATGATGGCTGTAAACCGCGGGATCGAGGTGTATTTGGTGGATCAAGCAGGGATGATTTTGTATTCAGTGGTCCTTGATCACAGTGATTCAGAGGCTCCCGCTACCCAAATCGATTTGGCGCCCGTCAAGGAATTTATCCAGCAGGAAGGTTCCCGATATGTGCTAGGAGATGATCCAAGAAATCCCGAGGAACACAAGATCTTTTCAGCGGCTCCATTCGAAGTCGATGGAAAGGAGGGCTATATCTACATCATTCTCGCCAGTCAACGTTTCGAACAGGTGACTTCTAGTCTGTTTGGGAGTTATTTCCTAAAGGTCGGAAGCGCTGCCGGTTTGGCTACCCTGATTTTTGCGGGATTGTTGGGGATTTGGGTGATCTGGCTCTTGACG is a window from the Pontibacter sp. G13 genome containing:
- a CDS encoding efflux RND transporter periplasmic adaptor subunit gives rise to the protein MRYLTFWLAAILCACQPKMDHGHSHAHSGGGAHGHDHGPATTIKQTIHTHGLELFVEFPPLVKGKISPLAAHITQMDGYRPVASGKVTATLIQGESGIRHQVDAPNQPGIFKPALKPQSAGKGNLSFLLEVDGETVKFDLGSVEVFENMTQAEAWLAHIPETPDAISLTLEQAWQLDFAIEQVIETPIFEVIPTTGTWKTAPKSQSSITAVTSGEVTYRSDLVAIGQYVQKGQNLLSIDSEDMTSGNLKAKIQQAQIELEHAASILERKRKLRAAQIVPKSELEEAEHSFELAQSRLETLEKGYAPGGKRISAPISGYISDLSVDNGGFVQQGHQILTISDQQSSRLEVYASPYDAASLANLQDIFHKTPGGKWSSVVEGGGSISSVGNAVSSERPQLTILAEVRSGVTAPTGSVVEAQLAIGSGTAVLTVPTSALLEEYGTYTVMVQLDGESYARKVVQIGRRNGERTEILSGLKQGDWVVSQSAYAVKMAANAGQSMGHGHVH
- a CDS encoding TolC family protein, producing the protein MYHLFRVIGYIILLGGTGWAQSPQLRPLLESVAQNNPRLKAYRTALKRSAHVHNAQNQLPPLQAAGYILPWGNHPGGTYSEVEVSQSLAFPTTYRERRKWNRQWEQVAQLAYDSLRQSILLEAHLLAIEVAQLNRQAQFATIRLQQAQKVLTHVQGRFDQAEIGILTLNKAKLAWLQEQFRLDEIDLKRQLLLSDLTKLNGGSPPNMEFTGLEEPISLPPLDSLWSQHLAASPSLQAMNQRIHLARQAAQVEQALRMPGLSIGLNTQGISADRFTGIYGGISIPLWQSKHRLQAADLQIEVQTWEAETQLTAAFAAFEQQYLEYQLAQDKLSVYRATLDELDGQALLTMAYELGEISFLEYYFEVAFYRNAQQSMLDMELKLHQQQARLLAHQLTFIH
- a CDS encoding anti-sigma factor, which gives rise to MKHIRVIAVMFALVATIAGCDNDDDTPDAGNLTLSFQGLEALGEGYVYEGWVIVDGAPVSTGTFTIDGNGDLSQTSFEVDESDLDAATMFVLSIEPFPDSDPAPAATKVLSGPFENGVASLNTGIVGDFSNASGSFFLRTPTDETGVNNGNDENGVWFGVPGAPPTPDFTLPTLPDGWAYEGWVVGENGPITTGTFTAFDMADDASPFSGTSQSGPPVPGEDFFENAPSNETFPLDVRGRTVVISVEPVPDDSEAPFAMKPLVGTAGQETAPSAYSFGQNLGSLPSGSARF
- a CDS encoding response regulator transcription factor; this encodes MESKQVIIIEDDQEICQLLEIHLKDLGCQVRSFMHGTRGFEAVLADPPDLVILDVMLPGMDGLDICQQLRAQKVMTPIIMLTARSEEIDRVLGLEIGADDYLTKPFSVREFLARVKAIFRRSRMIQDQLQEPQSQNALTVGQLSIDIDKRKVLMADRRIDLSPKEFELLVLMASNPGKSYKRSRLLNLIWGYDFEGYEHTVNSHINRLRAKIEPDMGQPTYILTTWGVGYRFNEDLERS